The genomic window TGCGCCAGCACCCGTGGGGTGTCCGAGCGCAGACCGAACGTGTAGAGGCAGTGCACCGCGACCGGCACCGACAGCAGCACCGCGATCCGGCCGCTCCAGCGGTGCATGCCGGACACCCAGGCGCCGCCCGGAAGGACGCCGTAGACGCCCAGGGCGGTCAGCAACTGGACGAAGAGCAGGCCGGCGATCGCGGTGGCCAGCCACACCTTCAGGGTCTGCAGTTTCAGGAAGGCGGCCACGTCGGCGGTCACCACCGGCTCGTGCAGGCGGCCGTAGACGCCGAGGATCACCGCGACGCCGACTCCGGCGGCCACCGGCAGCCAGACCCGTGGCCGGATCAGTGTCGCGGACTCCACCTCAGAATCCCTCCCCGGTGTCCACGTCGATGGTGGTCGCGCCGGTCAGCACCTGGCCGTCGACGGTGACGCTGCGACCGGCGACGTCCAGGGCCGGAGCCGGGCCGGGCTGCTCGTCGCGGAGCAGGACACCGACCTGACGGCCGTCGGGCAGCACGATCCAGGAACCGTTGACCTTGGCCTTGCCCACCCGGCTGGCCAGCCGGTAGAGGCCGGACGGTTTACGGACCACCCCGATCTCGAACCGGTGTGACTTCCCCTCGACGGTGATCTCACCGGCGGCCCGGGTGGCGTCGAACAAGCCGGTGATCTTGGTGTTGTTCTTGCCGGTCAGGTTGAGCAGGCCGTTCTTGGCGGTGCCCTTGAGCCAGGCTTCCAGCCGGTCGCCGTCGCAGACGTATGCCACCGCCTGTCCGTCCCGAATCGAGATGGCCAGGGTTCCGGCGTCGTCGTCCACCTTGCCGGCCATCGTGACTCGCAGCCGTTCGGCGCTCGGAGTGTTCAACGGCGGCAACGCGACCTCGCTGGTCGGCGGCAGGGTGGCCGGGGCCTGCGCTGCGCCCGACGCGCCCGCCTCCACCGGGGACACCGGCGGCGGCATGCTCACCTGAGTGACCAGGCTGTCGGTGCGCTCACCGGCCAGCGCGGTCACGTTGAGCCCGGCGACGACCGCCGCGGCCACCGCGGCAAGGCCGAGAGTGATCAGTGGGCCGCGGCGCCAGCGCGCTTTCTCCCGCGGACGGGCCGGCTGGTGCGGGCCGGTGTTCGGCATCTGCCCGGCCCAGCTGCCGATGGTGTCCCGCCGCACTTCCGGCTGCCCCGGATCCGACGACACGAAGGCGGCCCGCGGCGAGGACGCCCCCGGAGGCACGAACCCGGACCGCGGCACACCCGAACCGGGCGCCACCGCACCAGGCGCCGGCGGGAAGCCGGGTGCCGCGGCTGGGGGCCGGAACGCCGGGCGGGGCGGCTGCGGGGGCGCCGGTGGCGGGAACGTCGGCTCGGGCAACCGCGGCGGCGGGAACCCGAGGGGCAGCGTCGCCGGCTCCACCTCCTGGCCGGGGTGACCGGCGGTGAGCGGCGGTGCGCTGGACGGCCGGACCGCCGCGGCGAACTGGTGCAGGTAGGCCGCGACCCGGCGGGCCGGCGGGCGCCGCCGGGGGTCGGCGGCGAGGCAGTCACGGGCGACCGGCCCGAGCGGCCCGGGCAGAGCCGCCGGATCGCCGGACGCCCGGCCGGTGGTCATCTCCAGCAGCAGCACGCCCAGCGACCAGACGTCCGCGGCGGGGGTGGGCGGGCCGCCCTGGAAGATCTCCGGTGCGGTGTAGCCGGGGGTGCCGCCGGCCGGGACGTGGTCGGTGTCGTTGAGCAGGACCGCCACACCGAAGTCGGAGACCCGGATGTCCGGAGGGGTGGATCCGTGCCGGACGAGGATGTTCTCCGGTTTGAGGTCGAGGTGGACGATGCCACGCTCGTGGGCGGCGGCCAGGGCGGCGGCGGTCTGCGCGGCGATCGTGACGACCTCGCCGGGGGTGAGCCGGCCACCGCGCATGCCCAGGTAACGGCGCAGGTTGGGCCCGTCGACGAACTCCATCACCAGGGCGAGGGTGCCGCCTTCGACGATGAGGTCACGGAGCCGGACGACAGCCGGGTGGTCGAGGGCACGGAGGGCGGCTTCCTCGCGGAGGAAGAGTTCGCGGACGCGGCGGTCGCCGGCCAGCTCGGGCCGTAGTAGTTTCGCGGCGAGCGGCGGTCCGCCGTGCCGGCTGGTCGCCCGCCGGACGACCGCCATCGCACCGCGCCCGATCTCCTCGTGCAACAGGTATTCCCTGCCGAGCGGTTCCTGTGCGGCCATCCCCGAACCCCTTGCGTCAGATCAGCGTTACGCCACCGACTGCCATGGCTGTCTTGACTTAGAACCTCCTCGGCCTCGCTTCGGTTCACCGTGCCCGTCATTCTTTCCGGGCGCATCCGCCGCCGCAATGTCCCGATGAAGTCGATCAATGTCCGAAAGCACTGGAAGATCTGGTCTAACCTGAGGTCGATGCTGCTCAACGCTCCTTTCACGTATGCCGAAGTCGGCGCGACCCAGGAGGCCTCCCTGCCACCTGGGTATAAGCACGTGCGCCGGGACATCCGGATCGGTGACGGACCGGAGACGTTCGATCGGGCCGCCACGGCGCTGTTCGGCTGGCGGATGCACCGCGGGGCCGGGTTCGGCGTGGTCGCGGACCGGCCGGCCGTCCCCGGCCTGCCGGTGGTGATCCGGATCGGGCTGGGCCGGGTAGCGCTGAACGCACCGTGCCGAGTGGTCTACCGGGTGGACCAGCCGGACCGGCGCGGTTTCGCGTACGGCACGCTGCCCGGGCATCCGGAGTCCGGCGAGGAGGCATTCGTCCTGCATCTCACGGCGAGCGGCACGGTCCGGTTCCGGATCACCGCCTTCTCCCGGCCCGCCACCACGATCGCCCGGCTGGGCGGCCCGCTGACGTCGCTGGCTCAGGAGTTGGCGACGAACCGCTACATCAGCTCGATGCTCCACCTGTCCCGCCCTTGACCATTCGGCCCTGTCACGCCTCGGATTGCAAGTCCTTGAGCAGCTCGAAGGCGACCGTGTCGACGGACCGGGCAGTCGCGCTGAGCACGACCACACCGACCTGCTTGTCCGGGTCGAATCCGGCGAACGAGGCGAAGCCGCCGGTCTGCCCGTTGTGGTAGATCTGCGCATGGCCGCCCACGCGCTCGTGCAACTGCCGGGCCATCCAGCCGAGTCGCTGCGACATGAACGGGTTGATCCGGAACTCGGTCTCCAGTGACAGCGTCACCCCCGGGCTGGACGGGTCGAAGTGGGTGCGGACGAAGGCGGCGACATCGGTGACGGTGGACCGTAGACCGCCGGCGCCCGCGAGGTCGGCGAGGTTCCACGGTGCGGCCGGGTGTCCGTCGGCACGGTGACCGGGCACGGTGGTGAGCTCGGTACCCGTACTCACCAAGCAGTTGATCTGGGTGTTGATCAATCGCTCGAACGGGAGGCCGGTGTGGCGGGCCAGCGCCAGGCCGAGCAGGCCGACGCCGAGGTTGGAGTAGTGGTAGCGACGACCGGGCCGGCCGGGCCGGATGCGGGCCAGGTTGGTGATGAGGAAGTCGGCGGTGCAGTCGCGGTAAGGGTCGGGGGCGTGCGGTCTGAGCAGGGCCGGCAGCAGCATCCCTTTCGGCAGCCGCGGCAAGCCTGACGTGTGTGTGGCCAGGTGGCGCAACGTGATCCCGGCGGGCGCCGGGAAGAAGTCACCGAGCGGCTGATCGAGTCCGAGATCACCGGACTCCACCAGCCTGGCCAGGGCTAATGTGGTGAACACCTTGCTGACCGAGCCTATCTCGAACCGGGTCCCGGCATCGAGTCCGGCGCTACCCGCAATCGTGGTGACGTCGCGTACAAGCGCGGCGACCACCACCCCGCGGCGGCGCGGTTCCAGCTTCTGGACGGCCCGGCGGACGAGTTCGTCGAGGTCGCTCATGGACTCCATTCTGACCTCGGCAAACCGGTGTTCACGATCCGGCGATAGGGTGCTTGGCCGGACACCGAAACGACGGGGAGCACCGGGGACGACGGGGAGCACGATGGACGACCAACGGTGGATGAGCCGGGCGATCGCGCTGGCGCATCGATGCCCGCCGTCGGAGTCCGCGTTCTCGGTCGGCGCGGTCGTCGCCGACGGTTCCGGGAACGAGCTGGCCAGCGGCTGGTCCCGCGACACCGACCCACACGTGCACGCCGAGGAGTCAGCCCTGCACCGGGCCGCCGGTCACGCCGGGCTGCGCACCGCGACGATCTACAGCACCCTGGAACCCTGCTCGAAACGCGCCAGTCGCCCGCACGCCACCTGCACCGGCCTGATCATCGCGGCCGGCATCCCGCGCGTCGTCATCGCCTGGCGCGAACCGGACCTCTTCGTGACCTGCGAGGGTGTCGCCCTGCTGATCGCCGCCGGCATCGAGGTGGTCGAGATGCCCGCTTTCGCCCCGGCCGCGCGGTCTGCCAACGGCCACCTCTCTTTTTGACCCTTTCTGGTACGAGTGGGCGAAGTCCCGAGTCCGTCCCGGCGATCTCGGCGGCCCCTCACGACCGACGGGGCCGGTTCCGGGCTTGAGCGGTCCGTCACCGAAAGAGCCCCGTCCCCGGAAGCGGTCCATCACTGGCAACTGTTCGTCACCGGCAAACCGTTCGTCACCCGCAGTGCCGGAAAACGTCCTCGGAATTCCTCCGAAGTACTGAACGTCCGAACCGGCCGACGCGTACACACTGTTACGAGGCTCACGGCACGATCGGGCACTTTCCGACCCGGATCGTGTTTCAGTCATGTTTCGTTCGGCAAGGAGAAGGTCATGACGGTCCAGGAACTTCAGCCCCGGGAAGCCCGCCACCACACCGGCGCGATCGTGCGCAGCAAGCGTTTCGCCACCCAGTTCGAGGTGGACGGGCATGTCCTGACCCTCGGCGTGGATCCGGGGGTGCGCGGCGGCCTCTACTATCTGCCGAGCGCGCCGCGCTGGGACGACGGCACACCGGTACCGCGTGAGGTCGCCGCCCGGCTGCAGACCGTGATCGAAGAGGTCGAGCGTTTCTGGGGCCACTGGCCGGAGTTCCGCGCCGTCCTCTGATCCACACCGTCACCCCATGTGACCATGCTGTGGTGCGGGTCACAGTAAAGTGGAATCTGATCGCCGTGGCGCGGTCGTCTAGCCGGGTGTGAGAGAGAGCCTGGACGCGGTCGACGAGGAAGAACTCGTGCGCCGCACCGCCGCCGGTGACCGGCGCGCCTTCGACGAGCTGTATCGGCGTACGTCGCCGTGGCTCGCCGTCCGGCTGCGCCGCCGGTGTTCGGACGCCGACGTGGTCGCCGACGTGCTGCAGGAGACCTACCTCTCGGTGTGGCGGGCGGCGGGCACCTTCGCCGACTCCACCGCCCGGGGCAGCGCCGTCGGCTGGCTGTGGACGATCGCCGCCAACCGGATGGTCGACGCGTTCCGCCGGCGCGCCCGGCTGGCCCAGGTGCCGCCGGTGCCGATCACCGAGACGGTGGCCCCGGCCGCCGAGGACGAGGTGATGGCCGGCCGGGTCGGCCAGGACCTGGAACAGGCGCTACTACGACTACCGCCGGAGGTCCGGCAGGTACTGCGGGCGATGGTGCTCGACGGGCTCTCCGCCCGCGACACCGCAGTCCTTCTCAACGTGCCCGAGGGCACCGTGAAATCCCGCGCGCGGCGGGCCCGGATCGCGCTGCGGGAGGCGCTGTCATGACCAAGCACCCGGAATCCACCGTCATCACCCGCTACGCCGAAGGCGACCCGAGCCTGGACGAGGCCAGCGTTTGGTCGGTGGAGGCCCACCTGGAGACCTGCCCGGACTGCCGGGCGCGGCTGGCCAGCCGGACCACCGACGACACCCGCGCCCTGCTCGACCTGGTGGCGACCGGTATCGATCAGGGCATCGGCGCCGGGCCGGCCCCGGTGCGCCGCCGCCGGGCCTGGTCGGTGACCGGCCGCCGCTGGTTCACCGTGACGGTCGTGCCGTGGCTGATCATGACGGCCGCCGTGCTCGGCTGCGCCGTCCTGATGCAGATGGCCCAACCTCGGCTGCCGTCACTGGTGCTGCTGCTCGCACCGGTCGCGCCGCTGCCCGGAGTGGCCGTCGCGTGGAGCCGGCGCAGCGACCCGGCCTGGGAACTGATCGCCGGCACTCCGGCCGCCGGGCTCGCCATGCTGCTGCGCCGGACCGCGGTCGTGCTGGCCGTCGTCATGCCGCTGCTGGCGCTGGCCGGTACCCGTACCGGAATCCCGCTCGCCGCCCTGCTCGCACCGTGCCTGGCCTTCACCGCCGCGACCATCGCCCTCGGCAGCCTGATCGGCGTCAGCCGGGCCGCCGCCGCACTGGCCACGCTGTGGGCCGCGGCCGTCGTCCTGCCCAGTTTGGTCACCGCGGAACTGCCCGCGGTGCTCACTCCCGGCGGCACCGGCGGGTGGGCTCTCGTCACCGTCGCGATGGCCGCTTTCATCGTCGCCCGCGCCGATCTGTTCCGCCGCCTGCCCAGCGGCCACTGACCTTTTCCGATCAGCCGAATGCCCGCGAGACTTCAGGAGTGACATGCGAACGATAAGCGCTGCCGAGACGGCGCCGGCCACCTACGCCTGGGCCGTCCACGCCGAGCAGCTGCAGGTGAAGGCCGGACGCCACCTGGCCGTCGACCGGCTCGACCTGCGGCTGCAGACCGGGGTGCACGGCCTGCTCGGCCCGAACGGGGCCGGCAAGACGACCCTGATGCGGGCGCTGGCCACCGTGCTGAAACCGGCCGGCGGCGAGCTGACCCTGCTCGGCGAGACGGTGAGCGGCCGGGGCGATCTACGGCGGGCCCGCCGTGGGCTCGGCTACCTCCCGCAGGAGTTCGGCTTCTACCCGCGGTTCACCGTGCGCGAGTTCGTCGAGTACATGGCCTGGCTCAAGGAGATGCCGAAGTCCGCCATCCCCGGAGCGGCCCAGCGGGCCATCGAACGTGTCCGGCTCACCGCCAAGGCGGACGCCCGGATGAAGACGCTGTCCGGTGGCATGCTGCGCCGGGCCGGCATCGCCCAGGCCATCGTGAACGACCCGCAGATCCTGCTGCTCGACGAACCGACCGTGGGCCTCGACCCGGAGCAGCGTCTCGACTTCCGTGAGCTGCTGCGGGACATCGGCGTCGACAGTTGTGTGCTGGTCTCCACCCACCTGGTCGAGGACGTGGTCGCGGCCTGCACCGACGTCATCCTGGTGAATGAGGGCAAGCTGGTGTTCCAGGGCGACCCGAACGCGCTGATCACCTACGGCGGCCCGCACGACGCCGGGGACAGCCCGGCCGAACGCGGTTACTCCGCCCTGCTGCGCCGCCACCGTGGGGGTGCCGCGTGAGCCGCGTCCTCCTGGTCCAGTTGCGCCGTTTCGGTGCGCCCGGCGCTCTGCTGATCCTGCTGGCCGGCACAGTCTCGCTGTTCCTCGCCCGCGGGGAGTGGTCGGGCGGCTGGATGTCGCTCGCCATGAGCCAGCGCGACTACCTGATGCTGCTGTCTCCGCTGGCCCTCGCGATCGGTGCCTGGCTGGCCCGCCGCGAACACCGGGCGAAGACGGCGGAACTGTTCGCCGGCACGCCCCGCCCGCACCACCAGCGGATCCTGCTGACCCTGACCGCCGTCGGTCTCGCGGTGACGGCCGCCTACCTGGCGGTTCTCGCGGTGTCCGTGCCATGGATCGTGACGACCGCCTCCTACCTGCCCGGCGCTGTGTTCGGTGTCGTCGCGGTCGGTGTCCTGGTCATGCTCGCCTCGGCCTGGATCGGCCTGGCCATGGGACGCCTGCTCCCCAGTCCCGCCACCGCACCCGCCCTGGCCGTGGCCGGTTTCGTGGTCATCCTCGCCGCGCCGATGGGGTTCAAGCAGGACTGGCTGGCCGTCCTCGCCTCCCCGACATGGGGCATGAACCCGTTCAGTGAGTTCCAGACCGTGCCCCTGCTGGTCAGCGCGGCCCAGGCGATCCTGGCGCTGTCCCTGATCGTGGCGGCGGCGGTGGCGATCACCGCGAGCCGATGGCAGACCCGTGCGGCGGCGGTGCTGCCCGTCGTGCTCGGCCTGGCGGTCAGCCTCGCCGTCGTGCCCCGCGACTACAACCGCATCATGATCGACCCGGTGGCCCAGGAACTGGTGTGCACCGACGACGCGCCCCGCGTCTGCGTCGGCCGGGTGCACAGCCGGCTGCTGCCCGAGAT from Actinoplanes derwentensis includes these protein-coding regions:
- a CDS encoding DUF6529 family protein; this encodes MESATLIRPRVWLPVAAGVGVAVILGVYGRLHEPVVTADVAAFLKLQTLKVWLATAIAGLLFVQLLTALGVYGVLPGGAWVSGMHRWSGRIAVLLSVPVAVHCLYTFGLRSDTPRVLAHSLLGCLVYGVFVTKMLLLSRPGQGRGWGVPLAGGVVLVAVAGLWATSALWFFTTIGTSW
- a CDS encoding protein kinase domain-containing protein, encoding MAAQEPLGREYLLHEEIGRGAMAVVRRATSRHGGPPLAAKLLRPELAGDRRVRELFLREEAALRALDHPAVVRLRDLIVEGGTLALVMEFVDGPNLRRYLGMRGGRLTPGEVVTIAAQTAAALAAAHERGIVHLDLKPENILVRHGSTPPDIRVSDFGVAVLLNDTDHVPAGGTPGYTAPEIFQGGPPTPAADVWSLGVLLLEMTTGRASGDPAALPGPLGPVARDCLAADPRRRPPARRVAAYLHQFAAAVRPSSAPPLTAGHPGQEVEPATLPLGFPPPRLPEPTFPPPAPPQPPRPAFRPPAAAPGFPPAPGAVAPGSGVPRSGFVPPGASSPRAAFVSSDPGQPEVRRDTIGSWAGQMPNTGPHQPARPREKARWRRGPLITLGLAAVAAAVVAGLNVTALAGERTDSLVTQVSMPPPVSPVEAGASGAAQAPATLPPTSEVALPPLNTPSAERLRVTMAGKVDDDAGTLAISIRDGQAVAYVCDGDRLEAWLKGTAKNGLLNLTGKNNTKITGLFDATRAAGEITVEGKSHRFEIGVVRKPSGLYRLASRVGKAKVNGSWIVLPDGRQVGVLLRDEQPGPAPALDVAGRSVTVDGQVLTGATTIDVDTGEGF
- a CDS encoding DUF1990 family protein — encoded protein: MLLNAPFTYAEVGATQEASLPPGYKHVRRDIRIGDGPETFDRAATALFGWRMHRGAGFGVVADRPAVPGLPVVIRIGLGRVALNAPCRVVYRVDQPDRRGFAYGTLPGHPESGEEAFVLHLTASGTVRFRITAFSRPATTIARLGGPLTSLAQELATNRYISSMLHLSRP
- a CDS encoding serine hydrolase domain-containing protein; translated protein: MSDLDELVRRAVQKLEPRRRGVVVAALVRDVTTIAGSAGLDAGTRFEIGSVSKVFTTLALARLVESGDLGLDQPLGDFFPAPAGITLRHLATHTSGLPRLPKGMLLPALLRPHAPDPYRDCTADFLITNLARIRPGRPGRRYHYSNLGVGLLGLALARHTGLPFERLINTQINCLVSTGTELTTVPGHRADGHPAAPWNLADLAGAGGLRSTVTDVAAFVRTHFDPSSPGVTLSLETEFRINPFMSQRLGWMARQLHERVGGHAQIYHNGQTGGFASFAGFDPDKQVGVVVLSATARSVDTVAFELLKDLQSEA
- a CDS encoding deaminase, with the translated sequence MDDQRWMSRAIALAHRCPPSESAFSVGAVVADGSGNELASGWSRDTDPHVHAEESALHRAAGHAGLRTATIYSTLEPCSKRASRPHATCTGLIIAAGIPRVVIAWREPDLFVTCEGVALLIAAGIEVVEMPAFAPAARSANGHLSF
- a CDS encoding RNA polymerase sigma factor; the encoded protein is MRESLDAVDEEELVRRTAAGDRRAFDELYRRTSPWLAVRLRRRCSDADVVADVLQETYLSVWRAAGTFADSTARGSAVGWLWTIAANRMVDAFRRRARLAQVPPVPITETVAPAAEDEVMAGRVGQDLEQALLRLPPEVRQVLRAMVLDGLSARDTAVLLNVPEGTVKSRARRARIALREALS
- a CDS encoding zf-HC2 domain-containing protein — translated: MTKHPESTVITRYAEGDPSLDEASVWSVEAHLETCPDCRARLASRTTDDTRALLDLVATGIDQGIGAGPAPVRRRRAWSVTGRRWFTVTVVPWLIMTAAVLGCAVLMQMAQPRLPSLVLLLAPVAPLPGVAVAWSRRSDPAWELIAGTPAAGLAMLLRRTAVVLAVVMPLLALAGTRTGIPLAALLAPCLAFTAATIALGSLIGVSRAAAALATLWAAAVVLPSLVTAELPAVLTPGGTGGWALVTVAMAAFIVARADLFRRLPSGH
- a CDS encoding ATP-binding cassette domain-containing protein → MRTISAAETAPATYAWAVHAEQLQVKAGRHLAVDRLDLRLQTGVHGLLGPNGAGKTTLMRALATVLKPAGGELTLLGETVSGRGDLRRARRGLGYLPQEFGFYPRFTVREFVEYMAWLKEMPKSAIPGAAQRAIERVRLTAKADARMKTLSGGMLRRAGIAQAIVNDPQILLLDEPTVGLDPEQRLDFRELLRDIGVDSCVLVSTHLVEDVVAACTDVILVNEGKLVFQGDPNALITYGGPHDAGDSPAERGYSALLRRHRGGAA